A region from the Bradyrhizobium erythrophlei genome encodes:
- a CDS encoding AsmA family protein, which translates to MRALKIAGSAVAAVIVVLALLAIVGIPSGFLTSAIQARVERDTGYRLTIAGATKVGVWPSLNVTLNDVTLQDPKDRDGTSRLTVGSVQADVTLGSVWSGHPQVTELVITRPVLHVPLLRERTGPLAPSRSPAPASGEPDATTPIIERVRVADGAVEFSNLRDRVNTRIDGINANAVMSDDRKIKITGSAKSGEQTLTFDIDATAPAHPGERQNIPVELKLKAPGALQAPLSAKAEVRLNGAVVMINGVSGTLGDGAFNGWAAADLSSKPLIKLDLDFQRLDVAGAAKGGASPAQGPQNSWSNTTIDLTGLNYVDVQARISAAEINIGEAHIAPAAIDGALAAGVLKARFANLGAYGGQASGDLIVDASMGSPTYTLQSDLAGVRALPLLRSAANFDKLDGKLQAKLALRSAGNSQRAIMSNLDGTVFAVFQDSAIRGLNVAQMIRSLTSGTLSGWQEGKEQTTDLTQLGASFRVEKGQATTSDLNLVGPLVKMTGAGTVDLGAQTLAFRVEPKLVLTTEGQGRASDPVGLGIPVVIDGPWAEPRIYPDMQGILDNPDAAYAKLKEMGKGLFGGNGSGLGGLGGLLGGGQDSDTNGGGNSSNPLGGTLGDTIGNLLQQGLGRSQGTGQGRSIPAPGSPAPTSPSPPAPNDSAPPPPQDSPAMNDVLRQLFNR; encoded by the coding sequence ATGAGAGCCTTGAAAATCGCGGGCAGCGCCGTTGCCGCCGTCATCGTCGTACTCGCGCTGCTCGCGATCGTCGGGATCCCCTCGGGATTCCTGACCTCGGCGATCCAGGCGCGGGTGGAACGCGACACCGGCTACCGGCTGACGATCGCGGGCGCGACCAAGGTCGGCGTGTGGCCGTCGCTGAATGTAACGCTGAACGACGTCACCCTGCAGGATCCCAAGGATCGCGACGGCACGAGCCGCCTGACCGTCGGCAGCGTGCAGGCCGACGTAACCCTTGGCAGCGTCTGGTCGGGCCATCCGCAAGTCACCGAGCTTGTCATCACCCGCCCGGTGCTGCATGTGCCGCTGCTGCGCGAACGCACTGGGCCGCTCGCCCCTTCGCGGTCCCCCGCACCCGCAAGCGGCGAGCCGGACGCGACCACGCCGATCATCGAGCGCGTCAGGGTGGCCGACGGCGCGGTGGAATTTTCCAATCTGCGCGACCGCGTCAACACCCGCATCGACGGCATCAACGCCAACGCCGTGATGTCGGATGACCGCAAGATCAAGATCACCGGCAGCGCCAAGTCGGGCGAGCAGACGCTCACCTTCGATATCGACGCCACCGCGCCTGCGCATCCCGGCGAACGGCAGAATATTCCGGTCGAACTCAAGCTCAAGGCGCCCGGCGCGCTGCAGGCGCCGCTGTCGGCCAAGGCCGAGGTGCGGCTCAACGGCGCGGTGGTGATGATCAACGGCGTCTCCGGCACGCTCGGCGACGGCGCCTTCAACGGCTGGGCGGCGGCCGACCTTTCCAGCAAGCCGCTGATAAAACTCGATCTGGATTTCCAGCGGCTTGACGTCGCCGGCGCCGCCAAGGGTGGCGCATCGCCGGCGCAAGGCCCGCAGAATTCCTGGAGCAACACGACGATCGACCTCACCGGGCTGAACTATGTCGACGTCCAGGCCCGCATCTCTGCCGCCGAGATCAATATCGGCGAGGCGCATATCGCGCCGGCTGCGATCGACGGTGCGCTCGCCGCCGGCGTTCTGAAGGCGCGGTTTGCCAATCTCGGCGCCTATGGCGGCCAGGCCAGCGGCGATCTGATCGTCGATGCCTCGATGGGAAGCCCGACCTATACGTTGCAAAGCGATCTTGCCGGCGTACGCGCGTTGCCGCTGCTGCGGAGCGCGGCCAATTTCGACAAGCTCGATGGCAAATTGCAGGCCAAGCTCGCGCTGCGTTCGGCCGGCAACAGCCAGCGTGCCATCATGTCCAACCTCGACGGCACCGTGTTCGCGGTGTTCCAGGACAGCGCCATTCGCGGCCTCAACGTCGCGCAGATGATCCGCTCGCTGACATCAGGCACGCTGTCGGGCTGGCAGGAGGGCAAGGAGCAGACCACGGATCTCACGCAACTCGGCGCGTCGTTCCGCGTCGAGAAGGGCCAGGCCACGACCAGCGATCTCAATCTGGTCGGCCCGCTGGTGAAGATGACCGGCGCGGGCACTGTCGATCTCGGCGCGCAGACCTTGGCGTTTCGCGTCGAACCGAAACTGGTGCTGACCACCGAGGGCCAGGGCCGCGCCTCCGATCCGGTCGGGCTCGGCATTCCCGTGGTCATCGACGGCCCCTGGGCCGAGCCGCGGATCTATCCGGACATGCAGGGCATCCTCGACAATCCCGACGCGGCCTATGCGAAGCTGAAGGAAATGGGCAAGGGCCTGTTCGGCGGCAATGGCAGCGGCTTGGGCGGGCTCGGTGGACTGCTCGGCGGCGGACAGGACAGCGACACCAACGGCGGCGGCAATTCGTCCAATCCGCTCGGCGGCACGCTTGGTGACACCATCGGTAATCTGCTGCAGCAGGGGTTGGGGCGGAGCCAGGGAACGGGCCAGGGCCGGAGCATTCCCGCGCCCGGTTCGCCTGCTCCTACTAGCCCCTCGCCGCCCGCGCCGAACGACTCGGCTCCCCCGCCACCGCAGGACAGCCCGGCGATGAACGACGTGCTGCGGCAGTTGTTCAATCGATAG
- a CDS encoding Crp/Fnr family transcriptional regulator, giving the protein MSKAAEFAVILKMNPMFADLGADELARISSLCHTQHLGLGEMLFQKGDPGDALFGVRRGQIRIETGVSDGSRLTLNFMGPGELFGEVAVLDGQSRTADATAGEPSELFVLRREDFLSHLEREPKVAIKIIMLLCQRIRWQSERMEESMLQPLPVRLARRLCALASDFGSEVHISQEQLGVFVGAARESVNRQLQLWRKDGILDLQRGRILLQNMGKLTAVARNE; this is encoded by the coding sequence ATGAGCAAAGCGGCCGAATTTGCCGTCATTTTGAAGATGAATCCGATGTTCGCGGATCTGGGCGCCGACGAACTGGCGCGGATTTCGAGCCTTTGTCACACCCAGCATCTGGGGCTGGGCGAAATGCTGTTCCAGAAAGGCGACCCCGGCGACGCCCTGTTCGGGGTTCGCCGCGGCCAGATCCGGATCGAGACCGGGGTGTCCGATGGCAGCCGCCTGACCCTGAATTTCATGGGCCCGGGCGAACTGTTCGGCGAGGTCGCAGTCCTCGACGGCCAGAGCCGCACCGCCGATGCCACCGCGGGCGAGCCCTCCGAGCTGTTCGTGCTGCGGCGCGAGGACTTCCTTTCGCATCTCGAACGCGAGCCGAAGGTGGCGATCAAGATCATCATGCTGTTGTGCCAGCGCATCCGCTGGCAGAGCGAGCGGATGGAGGAATCGATGCTGCAGCCGCTGCCCGTGCGGCTCGCGCGCCGGCTCTGCGCGCTGGCATCCGATTTCGGCTCCGAGGTGCACATCTCCCAGGAGCAGCTCGGCGTCTTCGTCGGCGCCGCGCGCGAGAGCGTCAACCGTCAGCTGCAGCTATGGCGCAAGGATGGCATTCTGGACCTGCAGCGCGGCCGCATTCTGCTGCAGAATATGGGCAAGCTGACGGCGGTGGCGCGGAACGAGTAG
- a CDS encoding hybrid sensor histidine kinase/response regulator: protein MQQRERPHASSPDDGRYRMLIEAVNDYAIYMLDPDGRVSSWNPGARRFKGYEESEILGENFSRFYTEADREQGLPRRALEIAARDGKFEGEGWRCRKDGTRFWALVVIDPIKDASGNLIGFAKITRDLTERKLAEEALRKSEEQFRLLVQGVTDYAIYMLTPAGQVSSWNAGAERIKGYRPEEIIGQHFSRFYTEEDRQAGAPRVALETAAREGRFEKEGWRIRKDGSRFVAHVIIDPIRAPDGTILGFAKITRDITERRETERALQEAREALFQSQKMDAVGQLTGGVAHDFNNLLMAVLGSLELLRKRLPADPKMTRLIDNAIQGAQRGTALTQRMLAFARRQELKPAQIDVADLVGGMTDLLHSSLGAIVQIQTDIPRGIRKVLVDPNQLELAILNLAVNARDAMPKGGSIFIAAREENVANMPSLKAGRYVCLSVTDEGCGMDEATQRRALEPFFTTKGVGKGTGLGLSMVHGMIDQSGGKLVLKSRKGEGTTVELWLPVAATGLGSVSGEEKDVREFERREGPLVILAVDDDALVLLNTVAMLEDLGHTVLEATSGKEALDIIRREGGVDLVITDQAMPHMTGSDLAAAIRAERPDLPIILATGYAELPPGTDKGLPKLSKPFRQQQLADAIVEVLAPEAPRVASFG from the coding sequence ATGCAGCAAAGAGAGCGGCCCCATGCATCGTCGCCGGACGATGGCCGCTACCGGATGCTGATCGAAGCCGTCAACGATTACGCCATCTACATGCTCGATCCGGACGGACGCGTATCGAGCTGGAACCCCGGCGCGCGGCGTTTCAAAGGGTACGAAGAGTCCGAAATCCTGGGCGAGAACTTCTCGCGCTTTTACACCGAGGCCGATCGCGAACAGGGCTTGCCCCGAAGAGCGCTCGAGATCGCCGCGCGCGACGGAAAATTCGAAGGGGAGGGCTGGCGCTGCCGAAAGGACGGCACCCGGTTCTGGGCCCTTGTCGTCATCGATCCAATCAAGGATGCCTCCGGCAATCTGATTGGCTTCGCCAAAATCACCCGCGATCTTACCGAGCGAAAGCTTGCCGAAGAGGCGCTTCGGAAAAGTGAGGAACAGTTCAGGCTGCTGGTTCAGGGCGTTACGGATTACGCCATCTATATGCTGACGCCGGCCGGCCAGGTTTCAAGCTGGAACGCCGGTGCGGAAAGGATCAAGGGCTATCGTCCGGAAGAAATCATCGGCCAGCATTTTTCAAGATTCTATACCGAGGAAGACCGACAAGCGGGCGCGCCGCGGGTCGCGCTCGAGACGGCCGCGCGAGAGGGGCGATTTGAAAAGGAAGGCTGGCGCATCCGCAAGGATGGCAGCAGATTCGTGGCTCATGTCATCATCGATCCGATCCGCGCGCCCGACGGAACGATTCTGGGTTTCGCGAAGATCACCCGCGATATTACCGAGCGTAGAGAAACCGAGCGCGCCCTTCAGGAGGCGCGCGAAGCCTTGTTCCAGTCCCAGAAGATGGACGCAGTCGGGCAGCTTACCGGCGGGGTCGCGCATGATTTCAATAATCTCTTGATGGCGGTTCTCGGCAGCCTCGAACTTCTGCGCAAGCGTCTGCCTGCCGACCCCAAAATGACGCGTCTCATCGATAACGCGATACAAGGCGCGCAACGCGGCACCGCGTTGACGCAGCGCATGCTTGCCTTCGCCCGCCGGCAGGAACTCAAGCCGGCGCAGATCGATGTGGCGGATCTTGTTGGCGGCATGACGGATCTCCTGCACAGTTCTCTCGGAGCAATCGTTCAGATCCAGACGGATATTCCCCGGGGGATCAGAAAAGTACTGGTCGATCCGAATCAGCTGGAACTCGCCATCCTGAATCTGGCGGTGAACGCGCGCGACGCGATGCCCAAAGGTGGATCCATTTTCATTGCCGCGCGAGAAGAGAACGTCGCCAATATGCCGAGCCTGAAGGCCGGACGTTATGTCTGTCTTTCCGTGACCGATGAGGGGTGCGGGATGGATGAAGCGACACAGCGGCGCGCGCTGGAGCCGTTCTTCACGACCAAGGGCGTTGGCAAGGGAACAGGGTTGGGCCTGTCCATGGTTCACGGCATGATCGATCAATCCGGCGGCAAGCTCGTCCTGAAGAGCCGGAAGGGCGAGGGTACGACCGTTGAACTCTGGCTGCCCGTTGCGGCAACCGGCTTGGGATCTGTGTCGGGAGAGGAAAAGGACGTAAGGGAGTTTGAGCGAAGAGAAGGGCCGCTTGTGATCCTCGCAGTGGACGACGATGCACTGGTGCTGCTCAATACAGTGGCCATGCTGGAAGACCTCGGCCACACCGTCCTGGAGGCGACGTCCGGCAAGGAAGCCCTCGATATCATCCGGCGCGAAGGGGGCGTGGATCTCGTGATAACCGACCAGGCCATGCCGCACATGACGGGCTCCGATCTGGCCGCTGCGATCAGGGCCGAAAGGCCGGACCTACCGATTATCCTGGCGACCGGATATGCGGAGCTTCCGCCTGGCACGGACAAGGGTCTTCCAAAGCTGTCGAAGCCGTTTCGCCAGCAACAGCTTGCGGATGCCATCGTGGAAGTCCTTGCGCCCGAAGCGCCGCGCGTCGCGAGTTTCGGTTAG
- a CDS encoding efflux RND transporter permease subunit, with product MALNVSSWSIRNPLPSIVFSIILLVLGWVSFTKLAVTRLPSADIPVISVAVSQFGAAPAELESQVTKTIEDGVSGVEGVRHISSSITDGLSLTTIQFALETNTDRALNDVKDAVTRVRANLPQNVTEPLIQRVDVIGLPIVTYAAISPGKTPEQLSYFVDDVVKRALQGVRGVAQVERIGGVEREILVSLDPDRLQAAGLTAVNVSQSLRGTNVDLAGGRAEIGKNDQAIRTLAGAKTLNDLAGTMIPLFGGGEVRLDDLGTVTDTIADRRTFARFNGEPVVALGIKRSKGASDVVVAAAVQKRIDALKAAYPDVDLKLIDTSVEYTKGNYEAAISTLFEGAILAVIIVLLFLRDIRATVIAAISLPLSIFPAFWAMDILGFSLNLVSFLAITLSTGILVDDAIVEIENIVRHMRMGKSPYRAALEAADEIGLAVIAISLTIIAIFAPASFMSGIAGQFFKQFGITVSVQVFFSLLAARFVTPVLAAYFLKHHDHDDPPPGRAMHAYVRLVTWSVNHYFITVLIGFGIFAASIWSITLLPQGFLPAQDSARSLLAMELPPGTQLAFTEKVTEDIVARLRQRPEVKSIFVDGGRVPPGTFEVRRAALIINYTPKTERKITQRQLELEIGQELEGVPDIRYWFLDENGLRAISLVVTGTDSNIVNNVASELATQMKRIPIISDVISETALDRPELRIQPKADLAARLGVSTESLSQTIRVATIGDVGPALAKFDAGDRLVPIRVQLEDTARGDLALLEQLRVPLGQHGEKGGVPLSVVADIKLDQGPTSINRYDRERQATVAADLVGSAALGDATKKIYELPVMKTLPKGVKVSPSGDAESLNELSEGFATAITAGLMMVYAVLVLLFGTFLQPITILFSLPLSIGGAIAALLVTGKQLTTPVWIGILMLMGIVTKNAIMLVEFAVESMREGKPRHEAIIDAGMKRARPIVMTTIAMAAGMMPSALAFGAGGEFRSPMALAVIGGLVFSTALSLVFVPAMFMLMDDIGALFWHFGKKLIVSHPESEQANDHGGDHREPPPPPTIVRSPAAE from the coding sequence ATGGCTCTTAATGTTTCGTCATGGTCGATCCGCAATCCGCTGCCTTCCATCGTCTTTTCGATCATCCTTCTGGTGCTCGGCTGGGTCAGCTTCACCAAACTCGCGGTGACGCGGCTGCCGTCGGCCGACATCCCGGTGATCTCGGTCGCGGTCTCGCAGTTCGGCGCGGCCCCGGCGGAACTGGAATCGCAGGTCACCAAGACGATCGAAGACGGCGTCTCCGGCGTCGAGGGCGTGCGGCATATTTCATCGTCGATCACCGACGGGCTGTCGCTCACCACGATCCAGTTCGCGCTCGAGACCAACACCGACCGCGCACTGAACGATGTCAAGGACGCCGTGACGCGGGTGCGCGCCAACCTGCCGCAGAACGTCACCGAGCCGCTGATCCAGCGCGTCGACGTGATCGGCCTGCCGATCGTCACCTATGCCGCGATCTCGCCGGGCAAGACGCCCGAGCAACTGTCCTATTTCGTCGACGACGTCGTCAAACGCGCGCTGCAGGGCGTGCGCGGCGTCGCCCAGGTCGAGCGCATCGGCGGTGTCGAGCGCGAGATCCTGGTCTCGCTCGACCCCGACCGGCTGCAGGCCGCGGGGCTGACCGCCGTCAATGTCAGCCAGAGCCTGCGCGGCACCAATGTCGACCTCGCCGGCGGCCGCGCCGAGATCGGCAAGAACGACCAGGCGATCCGCACGCTGGCCGGCGCCAAGACGCTGAACGATCTGGCGGGAACCATGATCCCGCTGTTCGGCGGCGGCGAAGTGCGGCTGGACGATCTCGGCACCGTCACCGACACCATCGCCGACCGCCGCACCTTCGCCCGCTTCAACGGCGAGCCGGTGGTGGCGCTCGGCATCAAGCGCTCGAAGGGCGCCAGCGACGTGGTGGTTGCTGCTGCCGTGCAGAAGCGGATCGACGCGCTGAAGGCGGCCTATCCCGATGTCGACCTGAAACTGATCGACACCTCGGTGGAGTACACCAAAGGCAATTACGAAGCCGCGATCTCCACCCTGTTCGAGGGCGCGATCCTCGCCGTCATCATCGTGCTTTTGTTCCTGCGCGACATCAGGGCCACCGTCATCGCCGCGATCTCGCTGCCGCTGTCGATCTTCCCGGCGTTCTGGGCGATGGACATCCTGGGATTTTCGCTCAACCTGGTCAGCTTCCTCGCGATTACGCTGTCGACCGGCATTCTGGTCGACGACGCCATCGTCGAGATCGAGAACATCGTGCGCCATATGCGGATGGGCAAGTCGCCCTATCGCGCGGCGCTGGAGGCCGCCGACGAAATTGGCCTTGCCGTGATCGCGATCTCGCTGACCATCATCGCGATCTTCGCGCCCGCCAGCTTCATGTCGGGCATCGCCGGCCAGTTCTTCAAGCAGTTCGGCATCACGGTGTCGGTGCAGGTGTTCTTCTCGCTGCTCGCCGCCCGCTTCGTCACGCCGGTGCTGGCGGCATATTTTCTCAAGCATCATGACCACGACGATCCGCCGCCGGGCCGCGCCATGCACGCCTATGTCAGGCTCGTCACCTGGTCGGTGAACCATTATTTCATCACCGTGCTGATCGGCTTCGGCATTTTCGCCGCCTCGATCTGGAGCATCACGCTGCTGCCGCAAGGCTTCCTGCCGGCGCAGGACTCGGCGCGCTCGCTGCTGGCGATGGAACTGCCGCCGGGCACGCAACTCGCCTTTACCGAAAAGGTCACCGAGGACATCGTCGCGCGCCTGCGCCAGCGGCCGGAGGTCAAGAGCATCTTCGTCGACGGCGGAAGGGTGCCGCCCGGCACCTTCGAGGTGCGCCGCGCCGCGCTGATCATCAACTACACCCCGAAGACCGAGCGCAAGATCACCCAGCGCCAGCTCGAGCTGGAGATCGGCCAGGAACTCGAGGGCGTCCCCGACATCCGCTACTGGTTCCTCGACGAAAACGGCCTGCGCGCCATCTCGCTGGTGGTGACGGGGACCGACAGCAATATCGTCAACAACGTCGCCAGCGAATTGGCGACCCAGATGAAGCGGATTCCGATCATCTCCGACGTGATTTCGGAGACCGCGCTGGACCGGCCCGAACTGCGCATCCAGCCGAAGGCGGATCTCGCCGCCCGGCTCGGCGTCTCCACCGAGAGCCTGTCGCAGACCATCCGCGTCGCCACCATCGGCGACGTCGGCCCGGCGCTGGCGAAGTTCGACGCCGGCGATCGGCTGGTGCCGATCCGGGTCCAGCTCGAGGACACTGCGCGCGGCGATCTCGCCTTGCTCGAACAGCTGCGGGTGCCGCTCGGCCAGCACGGCGAAAAGGGCGGCGTGCCGCTGTCGGTGGTCGCCGACATCAAGCTCGACCAGGGCCCGACCAGCATCAACCGCTACGACCGGGAACGTCAGGCGACCGTCGCCGCCGACCTCGTCGGCTCCGCCGCGCTCGGCGACGCCACCAAGAAGATCTACGAACTGCCTGTGATGAAGACGCTGCCCAAGGGGGTCAAGGTCAGCCCCTCCGGCGACGCCGAAAGCCTGAACGAATTGTCGGAAGGCTTTGCCACCGCGATCACCGCCGGCCTGATGATGGTCTATGCGGTGCTGGTGCTGTTGTTCGGCACCTTCCTCCAGCCGATCACGATCCTGTTCTCGCTGCCGCTGTCGATCGGCGGCGCGATCGCGGCACTGCTCGTCACCGGCAAGCAGCTGACCACGCCGGTGTGGATCGGCATCCTGATGCTGATGGGCATCGTCACCAAGAATGCCATCATGCTGGTGGAGTTCGCGGTCGAATCGATGCGCGAAGGCAAGCCGCGCCACGAGGCGATCATCGACGCCGGGATGAAGCGCGCGCGCCCGATCGTCATGACCACGATCGCGATGGCCGCCGGCATGATGCCCTCGGCGCTGGCGTTCGGTGCCGGCGGCGAATTCCGCTCGCCGATGGCGCTCGCCGTGATCGGCGGCCTGGTGTTTTCGACTGCACTGTCGCTGGTGTTCGTGCCGGCGATGTTCATGCTGATGGACGACATCGGCGCGCTGTTCTGGCACTTCGGCAAGAAGCTTATCGTCTCACACCCCGAGAGCGAGCAGGCGAACGACCATGGCGGCGACCACCGCGAGCCGCCCCCGCCGCCGACCATCGTGCGTTCGCCGGCGGCGGAGTAG
- a CDS encoding efflux RND transporter periplasmic adaptor subunit — MTLTEYVKPALAVVFFAALGGVWYWFEHRSHPEVKETPGTALVVVTKSTNACFSDMVRGTGYVVPRREAVVGVDQEGSKVTDVFVREGDLVTDNQELARLTAPPQQPGGRSSAAPVSLRAPAAGLVTEVRTVVGAPASPQAGPMFRIAVNNELELDAEVPAVHMLKLSPGATVRISRDNAPDLVGRVRLVSPQIDRSTQLGHVRIALGNNPSLKVGMFARANIDAKRSCGVAVPRTAIDHLTVQVVKGNTVETRKVRTGLVSDTSTEILEGLDVGEIVVADAGSSLHDGDQIKTVFAEDLDRTRVR; from the coding sequence ATGACGCTCACCGAATATGTAAAACCGGCGCTCGCCGTGGTCTTCTTCGCCGCTCTGGGCGGCGTATGGTACTGGTTCGAGCATCGCTCCCATCCGGAGGTAAAGGAAACGCCGGGTACCGCCCTCGTCGTGGTGACGAAATCGACCAATGCCTGCTTCTCCGATATGGTCCGCGGTACCGGCTACGTCGTGCCACGCCGGGAAGCGGTGGTTGGGGTCGATCAGGAAGGCTCGAAGGTCACCGACGTGTTCGTCCGCGAAGGCGATTTGGTCACCGACAATCAGGAGCTGGCCCGGCTGACGGCGCCGCCGCAGCAGCCCGGCGGCAGATCCTCAGCCGCACCGGTGTCGCTGCGCGCGCCGGCGGCCGGCCTCGTCACCGAGGTCAGGACCGTCGTCGGCGCACCGGCCTCGCCCCAGGCCGGGCCGATGTTCCGCATTGCCGTCAATAACGAGCTCGAGCTCGACGCCGAGGTGCCGGCGGTCCACATGCTGAAACTCAGTCCCGGCGCGACGGTGAGAATAAGCCGCGACAACGCGCCCGATCTCGTCGGACGGGTGCGGCTGGTTTCGCCGCAGATCGATCGCTCGACGCAACTCGGCCACGTCCGGATAGCCCTGGGCAACAATCCCTCGCTCAAGGTCGGCATGTTTGCCCGGGCCAATATCGACGCCAAGCGCAGCTGCGGTGTCGCCGTGCCTCGCACCGCCATTGACCATCTGACGGTCCAGGTGGTCAAAGGAAACACGGTGGAAACGCGCAAGGTCCGCACCGGCCTCGTGTCCGATACCTCGACGGAAATCCTTGAAGGCCTCGACGTCGGCGAAATCGTCGTGGCCGATGCTGGCTCTTCGCTGCATGACGGCGACCAGATCAAGACCGTGTTCGCCGAGGACCTCGATCGGACGCGGGTACGCTGA
- a CDS encoding glycosyltransferase family 39 protein has protein sequence MCIAFSEMAARSEISPARWRRPFLVWMDGIEAGWAIPLLLIGFIAVWQAFLVIAYLGGDLHPDVLETWTLGRGIEWGYSKHPPLMGWVARAWTSVFPLSNWSFQLLAVTNSAIALWAVDLITRHFARGDKRIVVLLLLMLLPAYQFHAQRFNANAVLLAAWPIATYCFLRSFETREIGWAVAAGATAALAMLGKYYSVFLITSFLLAAMCHPQRRAYFGSWAPWISTITGMAALAPHLVWLATTGAQPFAYALERHAGKAHVPPLIEPLLFILGVALVLVIPTAAWILIAGDRLKKFPQDFRNLNPGLLLLFLVSVGTLVLPAIAAVGLGADMPPIWALQGLFLFAILIVCGASYPIERFYSVNLAVAVIGIAVLAAVVVAPVHALYRNFHPLNEGRNFYQASAMELTRQWHQQSRAALPAVGGDDGLAFAMAFYSPDHPVYDVRLVHPHTESLPPQTKFERGWAALCFDGDEHCVAAMEAAAARASRYVRTEFVLESTLLGQPGATQGFVALIVPPSAEDAAPPTGMAEDISAMRRGPVESY, from the coding sequence ATGTGTATTGCGTTCTCAGAGATGGCCGCGCGTTCGGAAATTTCCCCGGCGCGCTGGCGAAGACCGTTTCTGGTCTGGATGGACGGGATCGAAGCGGGCTGGGCCATTCCGCTCCTGCTGATCGGATTTATCGCGGTTTGGCAGGCGTTTCTGGTCATCGCCTATCTCGGCGGCGATCTGCATCCCGACGTTCTCGAGACATGGACGCTCGGACGCGGCATCGAATGGGGCTACTCCAAACATCCCCCGCTGATGGGATGGGTCGCACGCGCATGGACGTCGGTCTTTCCGCTCAGCAATTGGTCGTTTCAGTTGCTGGCGGTGACCAATTCGGCGATTGCGCTGTGGGCCGTCGATCTCATCACGCGCCACTTCGCAAGGGGCGACAAGAGAATTGTCGTGCTGTTGCTCCTCATGCTGCTGCCGGCGTACCAGTTTCACGCCCAGCGCTTCAACGCCAACGCGGTTCTGCTGGCGGCGTGGCCGATCGCCACCTATTGCTTCCTGCGGTCGTTTGAAACCCGCGAGATCGGATGGGCCGTCGCCGCCGGCGCAACCGCCGCGCTCGCGATGCTGGGCAAATACTATTCGGTGTTTCTCATCACAAGCTTTCTTCTCGCCGCGATGTGTCATCCGCAGCGCCGCGCCTATTTCGGCTCGTGGGCTCCCTGGATTTCGACGATCACAGGAATGGCCGCGCTCGCGCCGCATTTGGTCTGGCTGGCGACGACCGGAGCACAGCCGTTCGCCTATGCGCTTGAACGACATGCCGGCAAGGCCCATGTCCCTCCGCTGATTGAACCGCTTCTCTTTATTCTCGGCGTTGCGCTCGTGCTGGTGATCCCGACCGCGGCATGGATTCTGATAGCGGGCGACCGTCTCAAGAAGTTTCCGCAGGATTTTCGCAACCTGAACCCCGGCCTGTTGCTGCTCTTCCTTGTCAGCGTCGGGACACTCGTTCTTCCAGCCATCGCGGCGGTCGGGCTGGGCGCCGATATGCCTCCGATCTGGGCGCTGCAGGGGCTTTTCCTGTTCGCCATTCTGATTGTCTGCGGCGCAAGCTATCCGATCGAACGCTTTTATTCGGTCAATCTGGCGGTCGCTGTCATTGGCATCGCGGTGCTTGCCGCCGTCGTGGTGGCGCCGGTTCACGCGCTCTATCGGAACTTCCATCCCCTGAACGAGGGACGCAATTTCTATCAGGCGTCCGCGATGGAATTGACCCGGCAATGGCATCAGCAGTCTCGTGCGGCGCTTCCGGCCGTCGGCGGCGACGATGGCCTCGCCTTCGCCATGGCTTTCTACAGCCCGGACCATCCTGTGTATGACGTGCGGCTTGTCCACCCCCATACCGAGAGTTTGCCGCCGCAGACCAAGTTCGAACGGGGATGGGCGGCCCTGTGCTTCGATGGCGACGAGCATTGTGTCGCCGCGATGGAAGCCGCCGCGGCACGGGCTTCCCGCTATGTCAGAACCGAGTTCGTGCTGGAGTCGACGCTCTTGGGCCAGCCCGGTGCGACGCAGGGTTTTGTCGCCCTGATCGTTCCGCCTTCCGCCGAGGACGCCGCCCCGCCCACCGGCATGGCCGAAGATATCAGCGCGATGCGGCGCGGCCCTGTGGAATCGTACTGA